The window CTGGCGCGAGAGCTGGATGGCCCCCAGCTCGGTGCGGCGCACCTCCAGCCGGTTCTGCTCCTCCAGGATCGCCTGCTGGCTGATCGCCTGGGCGACCTGGCTGCGCTGCAACGCCTGCGCCTCGGCCTGGGTCGCCTCCGCGTTGCGCTCGGCCTCGGCGATGCGGGCCTCTTTGAGCACCTCGGCGGCCTTGCGGCGCCCAATGGCGTTGAGGTAGCCCCCCACGTCCGACACGTTCTGAATCTTGAGGGTGTCGAGCTTGATCCCGAGGTTGTTGGTGTCGTGCTCGGCCTCCTCGATCAGGGCCTCGGCGAAGCGCAGGCGGTCCTCATTGATCTCCTCGGGGGTCAGGGTCGCCACCACCCCGCGCAGGTTGCCCTCCAGCGTGTCGCGCACGATGGCGGTCAAGTTCTCGCGCGGCACGTCCAGAAAGCGCTCGATGGCGTTCGAGAGCTGCGGCTCCTGCGCGTTGATCTTCACGTTGGCGACGGCGTGGATCTTGAGCGGGATGCCGCCCTTGGAGTAGGCGTTCTCGATGCTCAGGTCGAGCGGAATGGTGGTGAGGTCCATCCACGACACCTTTTCCAGGACCGGGATGCGGAAGGCCCGCCCACCCCGGATGACCCGGTAGCCCACCGTGTCCCCCTCCTCGGTGCGGCGGCTGCGGCCCGAGATCACGAGTACCCGGTTGGGCGGCACCACGATCAGGAAGTTCTGGATGAGGATGAAGACGAGGATGATCCCCAGCAGGATCAGCCCGGCGGTGATCAGCGTTCCGGTGAGTACCACGGTGTTCTCCTTCTTTCCTGCGGGCCGGGCCTCACGCCACGCGCCCGTCCCAGGCTTTCACGTCCAGCACGCCGCCCTGCGCCCCGATCACGATGACCGCGTCCCCGGGGTGCAGGGGGTCGTCGCTGCGGGCGAGCACATGCTCGATCTGCCCCGCGACCGTCAGCGCGACCTTGCCGGGGCGGCCCGGCGCCGGGGGCACGAGCACCTTCCCGGTCCGTCCCGCCATTCGCCCCGCCGCCGCGCTCACCTCGCCGCGTGTGCGCGCCACCCGGAAGGCGAGCGAGGTGAAGGCCCCCACCGCCAGCCCGGTCACGAGCGCGACGAGCAGCCGTCCCGGTCCTGAGAGACCCGCCAGGCCACCCACCACCCCCGCCAGCCCGAAAAAGGCGGCGAAGCTGACGAGCGCCCGCACGGAGAACCACGAGGCGAAGTCGTGCAGGTCGGAGCTGTGTCCCACCCCATCGCCCGCACTCACATCACCGTGATGCCCGCCGAGCAGCGACGCGGCGAGCAGGCCGCCCCCCACGAGCAGGCACAGCAGATAAATGTCCATGCCCAGATTGTCCTCCTTGCCCTACGGTACGCGAGCAGGAGCGGGGAAGTTGCCGCAAAGGAGGTGTACCCCCAGCGCGGGTGATGCCGGCCCCGTTCTCCCTCTCCCCTTGTGGGAGACCTGCCAAGCAGCGGGTTGGGGTGAGGGGGCGTGTGACCAGCTCGGAGGACGCCGAGATGGCCTGTCTCAGGCCCTTGCCGCGCCGCAGGTCGTCCACGTTCACCCCCTCCCCGCCTCCTCTCTCAAGGGGAGGAGCCAAGAACCCGTTCAGCACGGGCCGGAGGGCCATCTTCCTCTCCCCTACGGCATCAGCCGCTCGATCCGCCAGCCCTCACCCTCCCGCGCATAACGGAAGCGGTCGTGCATGCGGTTGCGGCGGCCCTGCCAGAACTCCCACTCCCCCACGCGCACCCGGTAGCCGCCCCAGTAGTCGGGCTTGGGGACGGGCGTGCCCTGGGGATAGCGGGCCTGGAGTTCGGCGAAGCGGGCTTCGAGCACCCCCCGGTTCTCGATGGGCGCGCTCTGGGGATCGCTGGCGTGCGCGGCGAGCTGACTCTGGTAGGGCCGGGCGTGGAAGTAGGCGGTACTCTCCTCGTCGGAGACACGCCCGACCTCTCCCGAGGCGCGGACCTGGCGCTCGTGGTCTGCCCAGTGGAAGAGGACCTCGGCCCTTGGGTTCTGCGCCAGGTCGCGGCCCTTGTGGCTCTCGTAGTTGGTGTAAAAGGTCAGGCCGCGCTCGTCCGCCCCGCGCAGCAGCACCGTCCGCACGCTGGGGCGCCCCGAGGCGTCCGCCGTGGCGAGGCTCAGGGCGTAGGGCTCGCGCAGGCCGTCCCGGATGGCCTCGTCCAGCCAGCCCTGGAACTGGGCAAGGGGGTCGGGGTTCAGGTCGGCGCGGCGCAACTCGGCGCGGTCGTAGGAGAGGCGCAGGGAGGTGAGGTCAGTCATGGGTGTCTCCGGGGGATGAGGGCGGTGGCCGTCGGGGTCGACCCTGAGTATGCCCGAGGGGGTCGGGGCCTGACCGGAAACAAGGCTCAGGCGGCCGCAGTCCACCCCCCCGTTCTCCACCCTTTCTTCACGGTCCGTGTGCCCCTTAGACTGCTGCCTATATGGTTCGCGGTGACCTGGCGGTATTCCCCTTCATGCCCGTCATGCAGATGCTGCTCTCCAGCGGGCGGGCGGGGCGGTTCAGCGTGGCCCACCCGCGCGGCGGCGAGCTGTGGCTGGAGCCGGGGGAGATCGTCCACGCGCGGGCCGGGGCGCTGACCGGAGACGCGGCCCTGCAAGTGATGAGCAGTCTGGACGGTGGGCAATTCGCCTTCGCCCCCGACGTGATCCCCACCGAGCGGACCCTCGCGCTGCGCCGCGACGCCGCCCTGCGCCGCCTGATCGAGGACGCCGACGCCTGGGCCCCGCTGCTGCGCGTGTTTCCCGACTGGAACCGGCCCCTGCGCTTCACCCCGCGCTGGACGGAGGCGCAACCCGTCACCCGGGGCCAGTACGTGGCCCTGAGCCTGATCCCCGAGGGCCTGCCCCTCAAGACCCTGCTGGAACGCACCGGCCAGCCCCCCCGCACGACGCTGGAGACGCTGCGCCCCTTCGTGACGGCGGGCCTGGTCGAGCTGGGGTGAGGCGCCCCTCCCCTGAGCCACCTGACCCATGCATTCCCGGCCCGGCCCCCGTATACTGGCGGGGCAGTGACCGGGAGGAGTACCCGGAGGTTGCGCCCACAGGAAGGCCCCGCCGTGACTGAGAGCGGAGCCGGGAGGGCAGCCGGGGAAAGTCGCCCGCGAGCGAGGGGGAGGAAAGGCCTGCCGGCCGAGTAGAGCCCCCCGGGAGCGCCCGTCAACGCGCGTTACGAGCGCCGCGCCCGCATACGGGCCGGAACGGCGGTGGTACCACGGGACCCAGCAGGAATGCCTCGTCTCGTCCGCACTCGGAGGATCAGCTCCGGCGGGCGAGGCGTTTTCGTTTGGAGGTTTCCTTGACTGTCACCCCGTTCGATCATTTGGACACTGCCCGTGACTTCGCCGCTCTTCACCTGTTGCGTGAAAAGGCCATGTGTCTGGTCGTCCGCCAGCGCCCGAACGGAACGCCTGAGTTGCTGGTTCTCGACCAACCCGAGGCCCCGGAGGCGGGCGTGCAACTTCCGGCGGGTGGGGTGGAGGCCGGGGAGACGCCGGAAGCCGCCGCCGGGCGAGAACTGGGTGAGGAGACGGGCCTGAATCTCCCCCCGTCCGTGTACCTCAAGTCCTACCTCTGGGAGGCGCAGCTCCCGGACTGCCTGACCCGCCAGGTCTGCCACGCCTTCCTGTTCCTGGCCCCACCCGATCTTCCCGACGAGTGGGAGCGTCAGGCCGACGGTGAACGCTTCGCCTTCCGCTGGGTGCCTGCCGCCACCGCCTCCCTCGACTGGGAGATGGACGCCGCCCTTCCTGACCTTCTGCGCCACCTTTCAGCCTCCCCGATGGAGCCCTCCCATGACTGACACGACCTCCCCCGACCTCCCCGCCGAGGCGAACACCCTCGCCAAGGCCTTCGACCCCGCCGCCATCGAGCCCGCGTGGGCGGCCCGCTGGCGCAACGAGCCCTTCCGGGCGGACGCGAGCAGCGGCAAGGAGCCCTTCACCATCGTGATCCCGCCGCCCAACGTGACGGGCAACCTGCACCTGGGGCACGCGCTCGACAACACCCTGATCGACACGCTGATCCGCTTCAAACGGATGCAGGGCTTCGAGGCGCTGTACCTGCCGGGCATGGACCACGCCGGGATCAGCACGCAGGTGGTCGTGGAGCGGCAACTCAAGAATGAGGGCCTGACCCGGCTCGACCTGGGGCGAGAGGCCTTTGTCAGCCGCGTCTGGGCGTGGAAGAACGAGTCGGGCGGGATGATCCTCGACCAACTGACCCGGCTGGGCGCGAGCGTGGACTGGACCCGCGAGCGGTTCACGATGGACGAGGAGCTGAGCCGGGCCGTGCGCGCCCAGTTCGTGCGGCTGTACCACGAGGGCCTGGCCTACCGCGGCGAGCGCATCGTGAACTGGGACCCGGCCTCGCAGACGACGCTCTCGGATCTGGAGATCGACCGCGAGGTGCGCAAGGGCAAGATGTACACCCTGCGCTATACGCTGGAGGACGCCTCCCTGCCCGCCAGCAACGGTGAAAGCGGCGAAATCCGCATCGCCACCGTGCGCCCCGAGACGATCTTCGCGGATCAGGCCATCGCCGTGCATCCCGAGGACGAGCGGTTCCGGCACCTGATCGGGCAGCGGGCACGCATTCCCCTCACCGACCGCCTCATCCCCATCATCGCCGACGAGGCGGTGGAGCGGGAGTTCGGCGTCGGGGCGCTCAAGATCACGCCCGCCCACGACCCGACCGACTTCGAGATCGGGGAACGGCATGGGCTCGCGCGGCCCAGCGTGATCGACCTGGACGGGAACCTCGCTGGCGACCTCGTGCCGGAGCAGTTCCGGGGGATGGAACGCTTCGCCGCCCGGAAAGCGGTGGTGGCGGCGCTGGCCGAATCCGGCGACCTGCTCGAGGAGAAGGACCACGACACCGCCATCGGCCTTTCCGAGCGGACGAAGGTGCCGGTGGAGCCCATCGTCTCGACCCAGTGGTTCGTGCACATGAGGCCGATGGCCGAGCGGGTGCTCGCCGGGCTGGACGCGGGCGAGATTCGCCTCACGCCCGAGCGGTACACCAAGGTCAACCGCGACTGGCTGGAGAACATCCGCGACTGGAACATCTCGCGCCAGCTCTGGTGGGGACATCAAATCCCCGCCTGGTACGACGACGAGGGCAACGTGTACGTGCCCAGCCCCGAGAACCCCGACCTGGACTGCGACCAGGACCCCCGGTACGCGCACCTCAACCTGCGGCGCGACCCGGATGTGTTCGACACGTGGTTCTCCTCCAACCTGTGGCCCTTCTCGACGCTGGGGTGGCCGGACACCGACTGCGAGGACTACCGCAAGTTCTACCCGACGCAGGTACTCGTGACCGGCTACGACATCCTGTTCTTCTGGGTGGCGCGCATGGAGATGGCGGGCTATCACTTCACGGGGCAGGCGCCCTTCTCCACGGTGATGCTGCACGGTCTGTACCTCGACGCCAAGGGCCAGAAGATGTCCAAGAGCAAGGGGAACGGCATCGACCCCCTGGTGCTGATGGACCAGTACGGCACGGACGCCTGCCGCTTCGCGTGGGTGTACCTCTCGACGGGCGGCCAGGACATCCGGCACGACGAGCGCCGCTACGAGCAGGGGCGCAACTTCGCCAACAAGCTGTGGAACGCCGCGCGCTTCGCCCTGCTGCGGCTGTCGGAGGGGGTGCCGGGGCTGACCGGGGAGGACGCCCTGACCCACTACGTGCGCGCTGCCGTGGACCGCCAGGAGGGCGAGACGCTGCGCAGCCGGGACGCCCTGGCCGCGCTCCGCACCCGGCCCGACCTCACCCTCGCCGACCGCTGGATCATCAGCCGCCTGGACGAGGTGACCGGCGAGGCGACCGCCCAGCTTGGCGCCTATGACATCGGCGCGGCCATCCGCACCCTGTACTCGTTTACCTGGGACGAGTTCTGCGACTGGTACATCGAGGCGGCCAAACCCGCGCTGGCCCAGGGGCAACTCGGCACGCTGGCGACCCTCAAGGCCGTGCTGGAGCACATCCTGAAGCTGCTGCACCCCTTCATGCCCTTCATCACCTCGGAGCTGTACGCCGCGCTGGGGCACCGCCGCCAACTGGCGCTGCACTCGTGGCCGCAGCCCGACCCCGCGCTCCACGACACCGAGGCCACCCGCGCCTTTGGCGCCCTGCGTGCCGCCGTGAGCGCCGCCCGCAGCCTGA is drawn from Deinococcus aerius and contains these coding sequences:
- a CDS encoding DUF4388 domain-containing protein; the encoded protein is MVRGDLAVFPFMPVMQMLLSSGRAGRFSVAHPRGGELWLEPGEIVHARAGALTGDAALQVMSSLDGGQFAFAPDVIPTERTLALRRDAALRRLIEDADAWAPLLRVFPDWNRPLRFTPRWTEAQPVTRGQYVALSLIPEGLPLKTLLERTGQPPRTTLETLRPFVTAGLVELG
- the pdxH gene encoding pyridoxamine 5'-phosphate oxidase, with the translated sequence MTDLTSLRLSYDRAELRRADLNPDPLAQFQGWLDEAIRDGLREPYALSLATADASGRPSVRTVLLRGADERGLTFYTNYESHKGRDLAQNPRAEVLFHWADHERQVRASGEVGRVSDEESTAYFHARPYQSQLAAHASDPQSAPIENRGVLEARFAELQARYPQGTPVPKPDYWGGYRVRVGEWEFWQGRRNRMHDRFRYAREGEGWRIERLMP
- a CDS encoding valine--tRNA ligase, which gives rise to MTDTTSPDLPAEANTLAKAFDPAAIEPAWAARWRNEPFRADASSGKEPFTIVIPPPNVTGNLHLGHALDNTLIDTLIRFKRMQGFEALYLPGMDHAGISTQVVVERQLKNEGLTRLDLGREAFVSRVWAWKNESGGMILDQLTRLGASVDWTRERFTMDEELSRAVRAQFVRLYHEGLAYRGERIVNWDPASQTTLSDLEIDREVRKGKMYTLRYTLEDASLPASNGESGEIRIATVRPETIFADQAIAVHPEDERFRHLIGQRARIPLTDRLIPIIADEAVEREFGVGALKITPAHDPTDFEIGERHGLARPSVIDLDGNLAGDLVPEQFRGMERFAARKAVVAALAESGDLLEEKDHDTAIGLSERTKVPVEPIVSTQWFVHMRPMAERVLAGLDAGEIRLTPERYTKVNRDWLENIRDWNISRQLWWGHQIPAWYDDEGNVYVPSPENPDLDCDQDPRYAHLNLRRDPDVFDTWFSSNLWPFSTLGWPDTDCEDYRKFYPTQVLVTGYDILFFWVARMEMAGYHFTGQAPFSTVMLHGLYLDAKGQKMSKSKGNGIDPLVLMDQYGTDACRFAWVYLSTGGQDIRHDERRYEQGRNFANKLWNAARFALLRLSEGVPGLTGEDALTHYVRAAVDRQEGETLRSRDALAALRTRPDLTLADRWIISRLDEVTGEATAQLGAYDIGAAIRTLYSFTWDEFCDWYIEAAKPALAQGQLGTLATLKAVLEHILKLLHPFMPFITSELYAALGHRRQLALHSWPQPDPALHDTEATRAFGALRAAVSAARSLKNELGLAPQDRLNVTVEGPLAPLVQENARVVEGIARVTLVPSLTGRTLSAVEQGVTIRAPLEGTVDVGDWLTKQRKRLAEFDKQIKQAQGKLNNEGFVARAPAEVVEEERRRVQDFGAQKERLEQVLAQFA
- a CDS encoding NfeD family protein, whose translation is MDIYLLCLLVGGGLLAASLLGGHHGDVSAGDGVGHSSDLHDFASWFSVRALVSFAAFFGLAGVVGGLAGLSGPGRLLVALVTGLAVGAFTSLAFRVARTRGEVSAAAGRMAGRTGKVLVPPAPGRPGKVALTVAGQIEHVLARSDDPLHPGDAVIVIGAQGGVLDVKAWDGRVA
- a CDS encoding NUDIX domain-containing protein yields the protein MTVTPFDHLDTARDFAALHLLREKAMCLVVRQRPNGTPELLVLDQPEAPEAGVQLPAGGVEAGETPEAAAGRELGEETGLNLPPSVYLKSYLWEAQLPDCLTRQVCHAFLFLAPPDLPDEWERQADGERFAFRWVPAATASLDWEMDAALPDLLRHLSASPMEPSHD